In the genome of Pseudostreptobacillus hongkongensis, one region contains:
- a CDS encoding thiolase family protein translates to MVSVIRAKRSAIGKYNGMYKEIPLSKIGADLANSLVKDLKIDEVILGNVLSGNLGQNIARQVSVKSGLDLEIPSFTVNKVCGSGLKAVWLGMQSIIAGDNDTVLVGGLEKMTDSDFILKDGLTDAFSGIHMGITAENIVDMYNFSRKDLDDFSYNSQMKVKEAMLKNIFKEEIFDNSVDEYPRIDLEREKLDKLKPAFKEDGGITPGNASGINDGAAMLVLMNYEKAKKENQEILAQIKGFASYGCEPSLMGLAPVKSTQKLLDKFNLKVEDIDLFEVNEAFASVVLAFKKDLNIPDEKLNVNGGAISLGHPIGASGARILITLIYELRRRGLKRGIATLCIGGGQGISVLVEI, encoded by the coding sequence ATGGTATCCGTTATAAGGGCTAAAAGAAGTGCGATTGGTAAATATAATGGTATGTATAAGGAAATACCTTTAAGCAAAATAGGAGCAGATCTTGCAAACAGTTTAGTTAAAGATTTAAAAATAGATGAAGTAATCTTAGGTAATGTATTATCTGGTAATTTAGGTCAAAATATTGCAAGACAAGTTAGTGTTAAGTCTGGTCTTGATTTAGAAATACCCTCTTTTACAGTAAATAAAGTTTGTGGTTCAGGACTTAAAGCTGTATGGCTTGGAATGCAAAGTATAATTGCAGGTGATAATGATACTGTTTTAGTTGGTGGACTTGAAAAAATGACAGATTCAGACTTCATACTTAAAGATGGACTAACAGATGCCTTTTCAGGAATACATATGGGAATTACTGCAGAAAATATAGTAGATATGTATAATTTTTCAAGAAAAGATCTAGATGATTTTTCATATAATTCTCAAATGAAAGTAAAGGAAGCTATGTTAAAAAATATTTTTAAAGAGGAAATATTTGATAATAGTGTAGATGAATATCCAAGAATAGATCTTGAAAGAGAAAAATTAGATAAATTAAAACCAGCGTTTAAAGAAGATGGAGGAATAACTCCTGGTAATGCTTCAGGAATAAATGATGGAGCTGCAATGCTTGTTCTTATGAATTATGAAAAAGCTAAAAAAGAAAATCAAGAAATACTTGCACAAATAAAAGGATTTGCAAGTTATGGTTGTGAACCAAGTTTAATGGGCCTTGCTCCAGTTAAATCTACACAGAAATTACTTGATAAATTTAATTTAAAAGTGGAAGATATAGATCTTTTTGAAGTAAATGAAGCATTTGCATCAGTTGTACTTGCATTTAAAAAAGACCTAAATATACCTGATGAAAAATTAAATGTTAATGGAGGAGCCATATCTTTAGGACATCCAATAGGTGCAAGTGGAGCTCGTATTTTAATAACTTTAATTTATGAATTAAGAAGAAGAGGACTTAAAAGAGGAATAGCAACTTTATGTATAGGAGGAGGTCAAGGTATTTCAGTTTTAGTTGAAATATAG